The genomic segment TCGAGCAGTGATGCGCATTTCCTGGGGTCTAAGTGGAATTGCTCGCCAATCTTGTGAGCAATGCTGCCGGTAGTGATGATGGCCACGGTGTTGTTGGCTGTGCAGAGATTGATAATACTTACCAGCATGGCAATGGTAAACTCGCCGCCTCGTTTGCTATTGACGTGGCGGGTGAGACCATTGATGATGAAGTCGATGCCACCGTTGTGCTTGATAAGCTGTAGTAGACCGCCTGCAAGCATCGTGATGACTATCAGTTCGCTCATCGATATGATGCCGTCGCCAATAGCACCTATCCATTCCCAAAAATCGAACGTTCCGAGTGAGATGCCGATGATGCCCGTGAGTATTACACCGAGAGTGAGTACTATCATCACGTTGAGGCCTATGATGGCAGTGATGATGACTGCCATATAAGGTAACACCTTTATTAATTCTATGTTGGAAGTGATACCAGACACGCAGATATCTTTGCCTGCAAAGAAATAAACGAGAAGCAACACCAGAGCGGCTGGCATAACAATAAACGAGTTGACCCGAAACTTATCGCTGGTCTTACAGCCTTGTGTCTGAGTGGCTATGATCGTAGTGTCGGAGATAAACGAAAGGTTGTCTCCAAAAAATGATCCTCCCACCACTATGGCTACTACCATAGCAGCATTGGCTCCTGTTTGTGATGCTATGCCTGCGGCGATGGGACTCAGGGCAACGATTGTTCCTACGCTTGTACCGATGGATAGTGAAATAAAACAGGCAGCCAAAAAGAGACCTGCCAACAGCATCTGACTTGGTAACAGTGACAAGGTTAAGTTGACTGTGGCATCGATAGCGCCCATCGTTTTGGCTGTATTGGCAAAAGCGCCTGCAAGAATAAATATCCAAATCATGAGCATCATCTCGGCTGAGCCAGCACCGCGACTAAACACGTTGATGCGTTTGCGCAATTTGCCTCGGGTGATGCCAATGGCATATATACTGGCAGTAAGGAAAGCCACAGTGATGGGTACCTTATAGAAATCACGTGCGATGATGCTTGTGACTAGATAAAGAATAATAAATACCATCAGGGGCGATAGTGCCAGCAACCCTCTTCTCATGTTATTCTCTTGATTATAGTGTTACACCATTTTTAAATATGGAGATTTCACAATAGTTGTTCTCCTCGTTGTGGGTCTTCTCGCCGCTTGCCACAGCCAGAATCTTTTCAATAAACTCTGGCATAAGTTCTTGCATGGTGCGACCCTCTATGAGTTGACCTGCGGAGAAATCCACCCACTGGGGCTTACGTTGGGCAAGGGTGGGGTTGGTGGCTATCTTCATCGTGGGAACAAAGGTTCCGAAGGGGGTGCCGCGACCTGTGGTGAAGAGTACCAGGTGGCAGCCACAAGATGCCAACGCTGTGGCGGCAACGAGGTCGTTGCCTGGCGCTGAAAGCAGGTTGAGACCATTGGCAGATAGACGATCACCATATTCCATTACGCCACTTACTGGGGCTCGACCGCATTTCTGTGTGCAGCCCAAGGCTTTGTCTTCAAGAGTCGAGATGCCGCCGGCTTTGTTTCCTGGGCTAGGATTCTCACCAACAGGTTCTCCGTGACTTAGAAAATACTCTTTAAAATTGTTAATCATCGAGACTGTTTGGTGGAAGAGCTCAAGTGTCTCACAACGGTTCATCAGTATGGTCTCAGCACCGAACATCTCAGGGACTTCGGTCAGTACACTCGTACCTCCTTGGGCCACCAGCCAGTCGCTAAACTCGCCTACCAGTGGGTTGGCTGTGATTCCGCTGAATCCATCAGAACCGCCGCATTTTAGACCTACGCGGAGCTTGGATACAGGTACGTCCACACGTTTATCCTGACGGGAAATTTCATAGAGTTCTCGTAGGATCTGCATGCCTGCTTCCACCTCGTCGCCATCTACTTTCTGAGTTACTATCAGTCGGATGCGTTCGTGGTCATAGTTACCAAGAAACTTCATGAAGTCATCTGGTTGATTGTTTTCACATCCTAGGCCAATTACCAATACTGCACCTG from the Prevotella sp. E15-22 genome contains:
- a CDS encoding Na+/H+ antiporter NhaC family protein; this translates as MRRGLLALSPLMVFIILYLVTSIIARDFYKVPITVAFLTASIYAIGITRGKLRKRINVFSRGAGSAEMMLMIWIFILAGAFANTAKTMGAIDATVNLTLSLLPSQMLLAGLFLAACFISLSIGTSVGTIVALSPIAAGIASQTGANAAMVVAIVVGGSFFGDNLSFISDTTIIATQTQGCKTSDKFRVNSFIVMPAALVLLLVYFFAGKDICVSGITSNIELIKVLPYMAVIITAIIGLNVMIVLTLGVILTGIIGISLGTFDFWEWIGAIGDGIISMSELIVITMLAGGLLQLIKHNGGIDFIINGLTRHVNSKRGGEFTIAMLVSIINLCTANNTVAIITTGSIAHKIGEQFHLDPRKCASLLDTFSCAVQGLLPYGAQLLMAAGLANINPIAIIPWLYYPMAIGVAAFLSIIFRYPRRYS
- a CDS encoding UxaA family hydrolase, translating into MELQTYLKINPSDTVVVCLTEKKQGDVIEAGGECVVLAEDVPAGHKVLLRDVKAGEDIIKYGYPIGHAIKDMKGGEWVNENNLRTNLSGTLEYTYTPVNEKLNIKNDNRTFKGFIRKNGDVGVRNEIWIVPTVGCVNGIAERLAQQLREETSCNGVDNIHAWHHNYGCSQLSGDHENTRKILRDIVLHPNAGAVLVIGLGCENNQPDDFMKFLGNYDHERIRLIVTQKVDGDEVEAGMQILRELYEISRQDKRVDVPVSKLRVGLKCGGSDGFSGITANPLVGEFSDWLVAQGGTSVLTEVPEMFGAETILMNRCETLELFHQTVSMINNFKEYFLSHGEPVGENPSPGNKAGGISTLEDKALGCTQKCGRAPVSGVMEYGDRLSANGLNLLSAPGNDLVAATALASCGCHLVLFTTGRGTPFGTFVPTMKIATNPTLAQRKPQWVDFSAGQLIEGRTMQELMPEFIEKILAVASGEKTHNEENNYCEISIFKNGVTL